The sequence CGCTGGAGGTGGCCAGAGCGGCCCGTAAAGCCATCGAAGAGGTGGAGCGGAATCTGCCGGGTAATATTTTTATCGTGCCCAGCTATGACTCCTCGGTGTTTATCGAAGAGTCCATTAACGAGGTTTACAATACTCTGGCCATTGCCATGGTGATGGTGGTGGTGGTCATCTACCTGTTCCTGGGCAATGTTAAAGCCACCCTGATCCCCGCCGTAACAGTGCCGGTAGCGCTGGTGGCGGCCTTTATGGTGCTCTATACCCTGGGTTTTTCCATCAACCTGCTGACCTTGCTGGCGCTGGTGCTGGCCATTGGTCTGGTGGTGGATGACACTATCGTCGTGCTGGAAAACATTTATCGGCGTATCGAGATGGGCGAGCCACCCTTGCTGGCCGCTTATCGTGGTGCCCGTGAAGTGGGCTTTGCGGTGATTGCCACTACGTTAGTGCTGATCGCGGTATTTCTGCCGCTGATTTTTCTGGAGGGCAATATCGGCAGATTGTTTACCGAATTTGCCATTGCCATTGCCGCCGCCGTGGCCTTTTCCAGTTTCACCGCCCTGACCCTGTCGCCCATGCTTTGCTCGCGAATTCTGGAAAAACGTGAGCGCAGCAGTCGCTTCGGGCGCGCCATGGACAAAGGCTTCTCGAAGCTGGAAAACAGTTACTACCAGTCTCTGGATAAGAACCTGCACCAGCCCTGGGTAACCGCACTGCTGATTATCGTCAGCGTGGTAGCCTTATATGGACTGTCAAAAGAAGTGCCCACCGAGTTTGTACCCAAAGAAGACCGTGGCAACTTCTTTATCATTATGCAATCGGCAGAAGGGGCGAGTTTCGAGAGCAACAGCCGCAACCTGAAAAAAATCGAAGATATTCTGCTGCCCTATATCGGCAAGGAAGAAGTCGACAGAGTACTGGTAAGAACGCCTGGCTGGGGCGGCAGTGCCGGTATTGCCATCGTTGGTGCTGTGCCCTGGGATGAGCGCAAGCGCAGTACCTTTGAACTGATGGATGAAATCAGCGGCAAGCTGACCACCATTCCCGATGTGCGCGCTTTTGCGGTGATGCGCAGCAGCCTTGGTGGCGGTGGGCTGGGCCGGCCGGTGCAGTTTGTGTTAAAGGGCAATACCTATGAGGAGCTGGTCAGCGCCCGGGATATTCTGATGAAAAAAGCCGCTGACAATCCCGGCCTGGTGCGTCTGGACAGTGATTATAAGGAAACCTGGCCGCAAATACTGGTGAATATCAATAAAGAGCGGGCCGCCGATCTGGGTGTTTCTATTGGTGATATCGGTCGGACGCTGGAGACCATGCTGGGGCAGCGGCGGGTATCCACTTACCTTGATCGGGGTCAGGAGTACTACGTGATCATGGAAGGCCGCAAGGCCGATTACCGCAGTCCGCAGAGTATTGACAATCTCTATGTGCGCTCGCAGCGTTCAGGTGAGCTGATCCCGCTGGATAACCTGCTCAGTTTTGAGGAGCAGGCTACTTCATCGACCCTTAACCGCTACAACAGAATGAGGGCCATTACGATCAGTGCCAACCTGGCTGATGGTTATACCCTGGGTGAGGCGCTGGATTATCTGAACGGCATCGTCAGTGAGGAGATCTCTGACACCATCGCCGTGGACTATAAAGGTGAGTCTCAGCTATTGCAGGAGTCCGGCAATTCAGTGCTGTTTATCTTTGCCATGGCCCTGGCGGTCACCTATCTGGTGCTGGCGGCACAGTTTGAGAGCTGGGTTCATCCGCTGGTGATTATGCTGACCGTCCCCCTGGCATTGCTTGGCGCTTTTATTGGTTTATATCTCACCGATCTGTCGATGAATATCTACAGTCAGATCGGCATGATTATGTTGATTGGCCTGGCGGCTAAAAACGGCATCCTGATCGTGGAATTTGCTAATCAGCTGCGGGATGTGGGTATGGAGTTTGAAGAAGCCCTGAAACGGGCGGCCAAGCAGCGGCTGCGTCCTATCGTCATGACCGGCTTTACGACCGTATTCAGCTCTCTGCCATTGGTACTGGCCTCCGGGCCAGGCTCAGAGAGCCGGATGGTCATCGGTATGGTGATCTTTGCCGGTGTTATTGTGGCGACCTTTATGACCCTGTTTGTGGTGCCTACTGCCTACTACTGGCTGGCCCGCCATACCGGCTCACCCATGCAGATGACCCATAAACTGGAAAAAATGGACGAAGAGCTGCCGTACCGTAAAGGCGAGGTGGATTAACGGTTAAAACATAGGTAACCACGAAAGGCACGAAAATCACGAACAAATAACTATCTCTCGCAGAGTCGCTGAGACGCAGGGGCCTTATAGCATCTGTTCCACAGCGCCTTTGCGCCTCTGCGAGATCGAATTAATCGCCTGGCAACTTACCGAGCCCCCAATGTAGGGTCGAATTTATTCGACCAGCAGAGGCGAGATTGGCACCGTTAGCCCAATAAATTGGGCCCTACATGGGGCGGTTTAACAAATCCCGTATTCGCTTTCGCCCCTACAACCTCCGCGCGCTCTGCGTCTCTGCGGTGAGTATGCCGCTGTTATACATTTAAGCCTCTGTGGTAAAAAATCCACGCATAATCCCGCAACCTTTGAACGAACCAATGTACGTGCTGGTAACATCCGGTTGTCAAAGGTGCTGGACAGGTCCGCTGCGCTTCCTGGCCGGCTACACAGCCTGACAACTATTTCACCAGCCACTCCACAATGCGGCGGCTGAATGGGGCGAACAGCATCACCAGTGGAAAGGCACACAGATGTGCCAGCACATAAGCCCGTAGCCATAACCAGATAAAATTCTCTACCAGGCCAAGGTTAATCAGGGTCAGTATGCCTGACATACAAAAAGCCATAAATCCGCTCATTATAAAGGCGAACAGCCAGCCGGAGTGTTTGGGGTTAAACATCATTGAAAACCTTATCCAGGATCTGTTGAGTAAAGTGTTTTTTCAGATAAAAGCCCCGGGGACGGGTGCGGATCCGCTGGCCCTGTTCGCCGATGGCGTCGGTGAGGGCCTTGCCGTCGGCGGCTTTGGGTCGTAACTGCAGCACTTCGCCATGTCGAGCTGTAACAGACTCGATTTTGCCCAGCGCGAGCAGCTCCATGATCTCTTCCCAGTCCTGGCGTAAGGCGGCTTCCTCGTTCTGATCGGGCTGCCAGACAAAGGCGCTGCCGACCCGGCGCTCCGCAGGCGCAATAGTGCGACTGGCCAGAATCGGCAGCCAGCAGACGCAGCTTAATTTGTTACGCACATTGGAGTGCTCCCAGCTCATTCCGGCAATATTAACCAGCGGCGCATAGCAGACATAGGTGGTTTCCAGCGGTTTACCCTGCTCATTAACAGGTAAGGTTTTGAGTTCTACTCCAAGTTGCGGAAAATCCTGCTCTGGTTTTGAACCGGCTTCTGCCCCCAGCCACAGTTCCAGCAACTGGCCACTCCAGCCTTTATGCCGTTGCAGGTTTTCTGGTGTGGCGAAGCCGGCCAGATCCGCCAGTTCGCCCAGTGTCAGCCCGGCTAACTGGCGGGTTCGTTCCAGCAGTTCCTCAATGCTCGCAGGAGGGTGTTGGGGTAGTTGCACCTTATTCTGTTTCCCGCGTTGTGATGGTCAGGGCACCGTTGACCAGGCAAAATTGTGCTAAATAATAGCTGAACATGACAGTGAATTCATGCCAGACAAAAGCATCAATAAAGTATACCCAGGCCAGCAAGGTATCTGAGATGACGAAGCTGACAGCACCCACTATCAACCAGGGAATTCCTTTGCTGGCAATAATGGCAGTGGTCGCCATTGCGCACAGCGCCAGCATATAGGCCACAACGGGCCAAAGCATGTTGCCAAGCTCAGGTTGCAGACGCCAGAACAACGCACCGGCAAACGCCACAATAAGTGCCAGGGGCAGTAGTTTCCAGTGCTGCCAGTGGCGAAAACGCCAGAAGTTAATGCTGTAGATTAGCTGTGCCAGTAAAAAGGCGGCCAGTCCAAGATTGAAACTCTGGGGTAGCGGCAAGGCCAGCAGGATGTCGCCACAGGCTGAAAAAGCCAGAGCAGTGAGCAGCAGGTACTTATTATTTTGGGCATTGCGCATCACCAGTAGCATCAGCCACATTACGGGGATGGCTTTGAACAGAAAATCAAGAGGATAGGCCCGTAAATGCAGGCTGAATAGATAGAACAGCGCACTGCCGACGAAGATCAGATTCCAGTGTCTGCTTTTCATTAACCTGCTCCATCGTAGGGGTTTAGGGGGCTGTCACGAGCCAGCTATACAGCAAATATTGGCTGAATTAGCTTTGAAAGAGGCCTAGTTTATGGAAGAATGCGTTACTATAAAAGAACTAATGCCCGGGAGTCTAAGTGATTGATGCCGAAGGATTCCGCGCGAATGTCGGCATAGTGATTTGCAACAGGATAGGGCAAGTATTTTGGGCAAGACGCTATGGCCAGCATTCCTGGCAGTTTCCACAAGGCGGAATTGATCAAGGTGAAACTGCAGAGCAGGCAATGTATCGGGAGCTGCACGAGGAAGTGGGGCTTAAACCACAGGATGTGGAAATACTCGGGGTAACCAAAAACTGGGTAAGATACAAATTGCCGAAGAGGCTGATACGCCAGGGTACGGATCCTGTCTGTATCGGGCAGAAGCAAAAATGGTTTTTGCTGAAGCTTACCTGTAAAGAGGAAGATGTTGATGTTTTGCACTCGGGTCATCCGGAATTCGACGGTTGGCGCTGGGTTAGTTATTGGTACCCTGTACGTAATGTGGTGTCTTTCAAACGGGATGTTTATCGTCGCGTAATGAAGGAGTTTGTGTCCATTGCCATGCCCGTTCAGACCAGACCAGCCGGACAGCGGTCTAAACGTCGGCGCAGGAGTTAGGACAACACATTATGCTCACTCAACTTAAGCGCATTGTTCAGGAAGTCAACCAGATCCCGGATCTGGATGACGCCCTTACCTGCCTGGCGAGTCGGGTGAAAAGTGCCATGCAGGTGGACTGTTGTTCCATCTATCTGGCCAGCTACGAGCATCAGTATTTTCTGCTGATGGCCACCGAGGGCCTCTCCAAAGAGGCCATTGGCAAAGTCTCTATCGGATTTTCAGAGGGGCTTATCGGCCTGATCGGCCAGCGCGAAGAGCCGATTAATATCGAAGATGCCCAGTCCCATCCGCGTTTCAAACATTACCCAGAGGTCAAAGAAGAGACCTACCATGCCTTTATGGGCACACCTATTATTCACCAGCGCAAAGTGCTGGGAGTGATGACCATTCAGCAACAGAAAAAGCGACGCTTTAGTGAAGACGAAGAAGCTTTTCTGGTGACGCTGGCGGCGCAGATTGCGCTGGAAATTGCCCATGCTGAAGCCCGCGGCTCTATCAGCCTCACGGATGGTGGGGATAAGTCCCGCTGGCAGAAGTCGCTGCGGGGAGTACCAGGTTCCGGTGGTCTGGCAATTGGTGTCGGTCATGTTCCGAATATCAAACACAGCTTGCGTGGTCAGATGCTGCGCCGTGCTGAGAAGCCGGAAAAACAGATTGAACGGTACCGCCAGGCGGTGATCCGTACCCGCAAGGAAGTGAAGAAGCTGTCAGATAGTATGGCCGACGCAGTGCCTGAAGATGTGCTGGCGATTTTTCAGCTCTATCACAACCTGCTCGATGCCAACAGTCTGGGCCGCGAGGTGGAAGACAAGATCAAAAGCGGCTGGGATGCCGCCTCATCCCTTAAGATGGTGGTAGAACATTACATCAATAAGTTCCGCGCGATGGACGATCCCTATATGCAGGAACGGGCCGTGGATGTGGAAGATCTGGGTAACAGAGTACTGGGCCATCTGCTGAGCAGATTCAGGGTGCAGGCGCCTGTGCCCGAACAGGCGATTCTGGTGGCTGAAGAAGTCAGCGCCTCGATGCTGGCGGAGTTCCCCCGCGAAAAACTACAGGCAATAATTTCAGTGCGTGGCTCAAATAACTCTCATGCCGCGATTCTGGCCAGAGCCATGGGGGTGCCCGCGGTGATGGGGCTTTCTGATGTGCCGGTATCTTTACTCAGCGGTAAGGATATTTTGCTGGATGGTTATTCCGGCGAGATAATCGTATCGCCGAGCCAGAGTATCCGCCAGGAATTTCAGAGTCTGGTGGACGAGGAAAATGAACTCTATGATGCTGTCCGCGAAGAGGCGGATCAACCCGCTGAAACCCGCGATGGCTGCAAAATGGAGTTATATATTAATGCCGGGTTGTCTGCTGAGCTGGAGTCCATCTATGGTGAGGCGGGCGACGGTGTCGGTCTGTATCGCACCGAAATCCCCTTTATGATGCGTGAGCGTTTCCCCTCAGAACATGAGCAATGTCAGATTTATCGCGCCATGCTCGAGGCCAGCCCCAACAAAACTATTACTATGCGCACCCTGGATGTAGGCGGCGACAAGCCTTTGCCTTATTTCCCGGTAGTGGAAGAGAATCCCTTTCTGGGCTGGCGGGGGATTCGTATGACACTGGACCATCCTGAGATCTTTCTGGTGCAGTTACGGGCCATGCTCAGAGCCAGTCTCGGTCTGGATAATCTCAAGATCATGCTGCCCATGATTACCACTATCTATGAAGTCAGTGAGGCTAAACGTCTGATACGTCAGGCGTACTATGAAGTGGCCGAAGAAGCTCAGGCTGAAGGACAGGAACTGAAAATGCCCGAAGTGGGGGTCATGCTCGAAGTGCCCGCGGTCATGTATCAGCTTCCGCAACTGGCGGATAAAGTGGACTTCTTTTCCATTGGCAGCAATGACCTGACGCAATATTTACTGGCGGTGGATCGCAATAATCCCAGAGTGGCTAATCTGTATGACAGTTATCATCCGGCGGTGCTCAAAGCGCTGAAGCAGATCATTGAAGATTCTGCGAAACTGAAAAAACCGGTCACCCTCTGTGGCGAGATGGCCGGTGAACCCGGTGGGGCAATTCTGTTGCTCGCCATGGGTTACCGCAAGCTGAGTATGAGTGGTTTTAACCTGAGTAAGATCAAGTGGGTGATACGCAAAGTATCGCTCGATGATGCCAAAGTGCTGCTCGATGAAGTGATCGAAATGGAGCACCCAACCCAGGTCCGTGAGCGGGTAAACCGACATCTTGAAGCCCTTGGCCTGGGCGGTCTGGTCAGGGCTGGTAAGTAAACGCCATTAACCGTTAAAAGAGAATAATTTCTTGGAACCTTTGTTGTTTCTGATTATAAGTTGTGTGTTTCTGGGGCTGATCGCCGGTCTGATGGCAGGCTTGCTGGGTATCGGTGGTGGCCTGATTATTGTGCCTGCGCTGTTATACCTGCTGCAGATTAAAATGGGTATGAGTATCGATATCGTCATGCCCATGGCGGTAGCGACTTCTTTGTCGACCATTATTTTTACCGGCTGTTCTTCGTCGCTGACCCATTGGCGGCTGGGCAATGTGGATATGCGGATATTCGCCCTGTGTTCGGTCGGCATTGCCCTGGGCGCTATCGGGGGAGCACAGTTGGCGGCGTTGATGCCGGCGGTACTGTTGAAGAACATCTTTGCCACCTTGGTCATGCTGCTGGCACTGCGTATGGCCTTTGGTAAAAACCACACGTCACAGTCGACACTAAACAGACCCCGCTTGCTCGGGATTGGCGTGGTGACCGGCAGTATTTCGTCATTGTTAGGTATC comes from Lacimicrobium alkaliphilum and encodes:
- a CDS encoding efflux RND transporter permease subunit, which codes for MLLSDLSVKRPVFASVVNLLLIVFGIVAITKLSLREYPDVETPIVSISTNYPGASASIIETRITQLLEDRISGIEGIKNINSSSRNGRSSISIEFHLYRDIDAAANDVRERVSRALNNLPAQADPPEVYKSDSDEDVVVWYNLRSDNMSVMELTDYADRYVVDRLAVADGVARVRIGGGRTYAMKVWLDRNAMAARNVTVEDIEQVIRSENVELPAGEIESSDRDFEVRVARSFLDPDDFSRLTIKAGADGYLVRLGEVANVELAAEDDKTEFRGDGVNMIGLGIVKQSKANTLEVARAARKAIEEVERNLPGNIFIVPSYDSSVFIEESINEVYNTLAIAMVMVVVVIYLFLGNVKATLIPAVTVPVALVAAFMVLYTLGFSINLLTLLALVLAIGLVVDDTIVVLENIYRRIEMGEPPLLAAYRGAREVGFAVIATTLVLIAVFLPLIFLEGNIGRLFTEFAIAIAAAVAFSSFTALTLSPMLCSRILEKRERSSRFGRAMDKGFSKLENSYYQSLDKNLHQPWVTALLIIVSVVALYGLSKEVPTEFVPKEDRGNFFIIMQSAEGASFESNSRNLKKIEDILLPYIGKEEVDRVLVRTPGWGGSAGIAIVGAVPWDERKRSTFELMDEISGKLTTIPDVRAFAVMRSSLGGGGLGRPVQFVLKGNTYEELVSARDILMKKAADNPGLVRLDSDYKETWPQILVNINKERAADLGVSIGDIGRTLETMLGQRRVSTYLDRGQEYYVIMEGRKADYRSPQSIDNLYVRSQRSGELIPLDNLLSFEEQATSSTLNRYNRMRAITISANLADGYTLGEALDYLNGIVSEEISDTIAVDYKGESQLLQESGNSVLFIFAMALAVTYLVLAAQFESWVHPLVIMLTVPLALLGAFIGLYLTDLSMNIYSQIGMIMLIGLAAKNGILIVEFANQLRDVGMEFEEALKRAAKQRLRPIVMTGFTTVFSSLPLVLASGPGSESRMVIGMVIFAGVIVATFMTLFVVPTAYYWLARHTGSPMQMTHKLEKMDEELPYRKGEVD
- a CDS encoding DUF2798 domain-containing protein, which encodes MMFNPKHSGWLFAFIMSGFMAFCMSGILTLINLGLVENFIWLWLRAYVLAHLCAFPLVMLFAPFSRRIVEWLVK
- the mutH gene encoding DNA mismatch repair endonuclease MutH, with product MQLPQHPPASIEELLERTRQLAGLTLGELADLAGFATPENLQRHKGWSGQLLELWLGAEAGSKPEQDFPQLGVELKTLPVNEQGKPLETTYVCYAPLVNIAGMSWEHSNVRNKLSCVCWLPILASRTIAPAERRVGSAFVWQPDQNEEAALRQDWEEIMELLALGKIESVTARHGEVLQLRPKAADGKALTDAIGEQGQRIRTRPRGFYLKKHFTQQILDKVFNDV
- a CDS encoding lysoplasmalogenase gives rise to the protein MKSRHWNLIFVGSALFYLFSLHLRAYPLDFLFKAIPVMWLMLLVMRNAQNNKYLLLTALAFSACGDILLALPLPQSFNLGLAAFLLAQLIYSINFWRFRHWQHWKLLPLALIVAFAGALFWRLQPELGNMLWPVVAYMLALCAMATTAIIASKGIPWLIVGAVSFVISDTLLAWVYFIDAFVWHEFTVMFSYYLAQFCLVNGALTITTRETE
- the rppH gene encoding RNA pyrophosphohydrolase, with the protein product MIDAEGFRANVGIVICNRIGQVFWARRYGQHSWQFPQGGIDQGETAEQAMYRELHEEVGLKPQDVEILGVTKNWVRYKLPKRLIRQGTDPVCIGQKQKWFLLKLTCKEEDVDVLHSGHPEFDGWRWVSYWYPVRNVVSFKRDVYRRVMKEFVSIAMPVQTRPAGQRSKRRRRS
- the ptsP gene encoding phosphoenolpyruvate--protein phosphotransferase gives rise to the protein MLTQLKRIVQEVNQIPDLDDALTCLASRVKSAMQVDCCSIYLASYEHQYFLLMATEGLSKEAIGKVSIGFSEGLIGLIGQREEPINIEDAQSHPRFKHYPEVKEETYHAFMGTPIIHQRKVLGVMTIQQQKKRRFSEDEEAFLVTLAAQIALEIAHAEARGSISLTDGGDKSRWQKSLRGVPGSGGLAIGVGHVPNIKHSLRGQMLRRAEKPEKQIERYRQAVIRTRKEVKKLSDSMADAVPEDVLAIFQLYHNLLDANSLGREVEDKIKSGWDAASSLKMVVEHYINKFRAMDDPYMQERAVDVEDLGNRVLGHLLSRFRVQAPVPEQAILVAEEVSASMLAEFPREKLQAIISVRGSNNSHAAILARAMGVPAVMGLSDVPVSLLSGKDILLDGYSGEIIVSPSQSIRQEFQSLVDEENELYDAVREEADQPAETRDGCKMELYINAGLSAELESIYGEAGDGVGLYRTEIPFMMRERFPSEHEQCQIYRAMLEASPNKTITMRTLDVGGDKPLPYFPVVEENPFLGWRGIRMTLDHPEIFLVQLRAMLRASLGLDNLKIMLPMITTIYEVSEAKRLIRQAYYEVAEEAQAEGQELKMPEVGVMLEVPAVMYQLPQLADKVDFFSIGSNDLTQYLLAVDRNNPRVANLYDSYHPAVLKALKQIIEDSAKLKKPVTLCGEMAGEPGGAILLLAMGYRKLSMSGFNLSKIKWVIRKVSLDDAKVLLDEVIEMEHPTQVRERVNRHLEALGLGGLVRAGK
- a CDS encoding sulfite exporter TauE/SafE family protein, with the protein product MEPLLFLIISCVFLGLIAGLMAGLLGIGGGLIIVPALLYLLQIKMGMSIDIVMPMAVATSLSTIIFTGCSSSLTHWRLGNVDMRIFALCSVGIALGAIGGAQLAALMPAVLLKNIFATLVMLLALRMAFGKNHTSQSTLNRPRLLGIGVVTGSISSLLGIGGGALLVPALVWFRISMKVAIGCAAACGMVIAIFGTASFMLAGWNNPDLPTGSLGYVYLPAMLAIVSASMLSANWGARLSHRLPTLTLKKIFAGFLILVSLRMFFS